In one Heterodontus francisci isolate sHetFra1 chromosome 18, sHetFra1.hap1, whole genome shotgun sequence genomic region, the following are encoded:
- the LOC137379591 gene encoding MANSC domain-containing protein 1-like isoform X1 has product MVWHHSESFLLLLLAILPNHKSLLQESKCTFSNTVDTIIDIKVALAKGLKSLAPFHTDNAEECLNRCCTDPPIPGGNLCNFMTFNPRKKPAYPNCYLFYCPNKDACPLMFSDGYVSRFIQRDLASMKELGESMKETHSQRGEESSNNGVSTDLKNITPHLVPTPIIISQSTPLTTLQKTTVQPMASSTHSTTFSTLPVTAKQLTMTRTLPVTTRKSMAATTLLTTLSKTATILPTTQSTRTTVFLTTLPMTPTQLPRTTLQTTLSTATTRAMTTIILPTTQTTTTTTFPAILSIPTTQTRTTTPLPVITTEPATTTPLPVITTEPATTTTLPVITTEPATTTPLPVITTEPATTTPLPVITTEPATTTPLPVITTEPATTTPLPVITTEPATTTTLPVITTEPATTTPLSVITTEPATTTPLPVITTEPATTTPLPVITTEPATTTPLPVITTEPATTTTLPLTTTQTTITTQSMTTTILPTTHLTTTPNTNVSTTKLIPKMTQQSTVSRIPAAKMPFIEIITTVSNNGSVNKMDNGLLDQKQNLGGQDKSAGKMEDSQVEVQSGLIAALLFGLLFLIIVVIVISKRISESYYRRHYTRIDYLIDGMYIDA; this is encoded by the exons ATGGTTTGGCATCACAGTGAATCATTTCTGTTGTTGCTCTTAGCAATACTTCCAAACCACAAGAGTCTATTGCAAGAGTCCAAGTGCACTTTCTCAAACACCGTGGATACCATAATTGACATAAAGGTTGCCTTAGCAAAAGGGCTGAAGAGCTTGGCGCCTTTCCACACAGACAATGCAGAGGAGTGCCTTAATAGGTGCTGTACTGACCCACCTATACCAG GAGGAAACCTGTGCAATTTCATGACATTTAATCCTAGAAAGAAGCCTGCATATCCGAATTGCTACCTTTTCTACTGTCCAAACAAAGATGCTTGTCCGCTGATGTTTTCAGATGGATACGTAAGCCGCTTTATACAAAGAG ATCTAGCAAGTATGAAGGAGTTGGGTGAGTCCATGAAAGAAACACATTCTCAGAGAGGGGAAGAATCATCCAATAATGGAGTTTCTACTGATCTCAAAAATATTACGCCTCATCTTGTTCCGACCCCAATAATCATCAGTCAGTCAACACCACTCACCACTCTCCAAAAGACCACAGTTCAGCCAATGGCTTCTTCCACCCATTCAACAACATTTTCCACTCTCCCAGTGACTGCCAAACAGTTAACCATGACCAGAACTCTCCCAGTGACCACCAGGAAGTCAATGGCAGCCACCACCctcctaaccactctctcaaagACAGCTACCATTCTCCCAACCACCCAGTCAACAAGAACCACTGTCTTCTTAACCACTCTGCCAATGACTCCTACCCAGCTACCAAGAACCACTCTCCAGACTACTCTCTCAACGGCCACTACCCGAGCAATGACCACCATCATCCTTCCAACTACTCAGACAACGACAACCACCACATTCCCAGCCATTCTGTCAATCCCCACCACTCAAACAAGGACAACCACCCCTCTCCCAGTCATTACCACTGAACCAGCGACAACCACCCCTCTCCCAGTCATTACCACTGAACCAGCGACAACCACCACTCTCCCAGTCATTACCACTGAACCAGCGACAACCACCCCTCTCCCAGTCATTACCACTGAACCAGCGACAACCACCCCTCTCCCAGTCATTACCACTGAACCAGCGACAACCACCCCTCTCCCAGTCATTACCACTGAACCAGCGACAACCACCCCTCTCCCAGTCATTACCACTGAACCAGCGACAACCACCACTCTCCCAGTCATTACCACTGAACCAGCGACAACCACCCCTCTCTCAGTCATTACCACTGAACCAGCGACAACCACCCCTCTCCCAGTCATTACCACTGAACCAGCGACAACCACCCCTCTCCCAGTCATTACCACTGAACCAGCGACAACCACCCCTCTCCCAGTCATTACCACTGAACCAGCGACAACCACCACTCTCCCACTCACCACCACTCAGACGACAATCACCACTCAGTCAATGACCACTACCATCCTTCCAACTACCCATTTAACAACCACCCCTAACACTAATGTCTCAACAACAAAATTGATACCAAAGATGACACAGCAATCCACTGTATCCAGGATTCCAGCTGCTAAAATGCCATTCATTGAGATTATAACTACAGTATCAAATAATGGAAGTGTTAATAAAATGGACAACGGATTACTAGACCAAAAACAAAATTTGGGAGGTCAGGATAAATCAGCAGGAAAAATGGAAGATTCACAAGTGGAAGTTCAGAGTGGACTGATTGCTGCTTTATTATTTGGTTTGTTATTTCTAATAATAGTGGTGATTGTGATAAGTAAACGAATATCAGAGTCCTATTATAGAAGGCACTACACCAGAATTGATTACCTAATTGATGGAATGT
- the LOC137379591 gene encoding MANSC domain-containing protein 1-like isoform X3 — protein sequence MVWHHSESFLLLLLAILPNHKSLLQESKCTFSNTVDTIIDIKVALAKGLKSLAPFHTDNAEECLNRCCTDPPIPGGNLCNFMTFNPRKKPAYPNCYLFYCPNKDACPLMFSDGYVSRFIQRA from the exons ATGGTTTGGCATCACAGTGAATCATTTCTGTTGTTGCTCTTAGCAATACTTCCAAACCACAAGAGTCTATTGCAAGAGTCCAAGTGCACTTTCTCAAACACCGTGGATACCATAATTGACATAAAGGTTGCCTTAGCAAAAGGGCTGAAGAGCTTGGCGCCTTTCCACACAGACAATGCAGAGGAGTGCCTTAATAGGTGCTGTACTGACCCACCTATACCAG GAGGAAACCTGTGCAATTTCATGACATTTAATCCTAGAAAGAAGCCTGCATATCCGAATTGCTACCTTTTCTACTGTCCAAACAAAGATGCTTGTCCGCTGATGTTTTCAGATGGATACGTAAGCCGCTTTATACAAAGAG CCTGA
- the LOC137379591 gene encoding MANSC domain-containing protein 1-like isoform X2 has product MVWHHSESFLLLLLAILPNHKSLLQESKCTFSNTVDTIIDIKVALAKGLKSLAPFHTDNAEECLNRCCTDPPIPGGNLCNFMTFNPRKKPAYPNCYLFYCPNKDACPLMFSDGYVSRFIQRGYTISNIGRPLYAPENKFHAGSADVE; this is encoded by the exons ATGGTTTGGCATCACAGTGAATCATTTCTGTTGTTGCTCTTAGCAATACTTCCAAACCACAAGAGTCTATTGCAAGAGTCCAAGTGCACTTTCTCAAACACCGTGGATACCATAATTGACATAAAGGTTGCCTTAGCAAAAGGGCTGAAGAGCTTGGCGCCTTTCCACACAGACAATGCAGAGGAGTGCCTTAATAGGTGCTGTACTGACCCACCTATACCAG GAGGAAACCTGTGCAATTTCATGACATTTAATCCTAGAAAGAAGCCTGCATATCCGAATTGCTACCTTTTCTACTGTCCAAACAAAGATGCTTGTCCGCTGATGTTTTCAGATGGATACGTAAGCCGCTTTATACAAAGAG GATATACTATAAGTAACATTGGACGCCCACTGTATGCTCCGGAAAATAAATTTCATGCTGGCTCTGCAGATGTAGAATAG